From Magnolia sinica isolate HGM2019 chromosome 13, MsV1, whole genome shotgun sequence, one genomic window encodes:
- the LOC131224298 gene encoding protein FAR1-RELATED SEQUENCE 5-like, giving the protein MDEKVPNPEIGMEFKTEKDAYDFYNSFGRKVGFSIRKHNVKKDKMTGVLKMRDFICSKEGKRSFDKRDVNVKHHRDETRTSCEAHMKIRLGVDGKYRVTDNKIDHNHILASPEEAHLLRSQRKFTQEVVADNCDNADGRMILDYERFGDVICFGTTYKTNEYGRPFAPFIGVNHHRQTVIFGAALLYDETIDSFRWLFRTFCDAMCRKEPQTILTDQDKAMSNAIKIELPGTVHRICVWHMFQNACKHLSHLFCSSKSFGNDFSRCVYDFDEEHEFLEAWEKMIMKYNLTDNIWLQQLFNEKEKWALVYGKNSFCTDMKSTQRCESLNKDLKKYLHPGQNIIKFFEHFERLVDDRRNAELEANFKMAQSSPIVTFLVSILKHAASVYTPTIFKLFQAEFGDSLDQIVEQVDESALSLSLSLSLSLPFSRAPTPSHLLQQHRLFSSVASAGSPSSSLELLVLIHVWLFHVSFKSFGDIANIPMKGKHMRCDKIANAHYTASGLHE; this is encoded by the exons ATGGATGAGAAGGTACCGAATCCAGAAATTGGTATGGAGTTTAAAACAGAGAAAGATGCATATGATTTCTACAATAGTTTCGGAAGGAAAGTCGGTTTCAGTATTCGAAAGCATAATGTAAAAAAAGATAAAATGACAGGTGTATTGAAAATGAGAGATTTTATTTGTTCTAAAGAAGGTAAACGTTCATTTGATAAACGTGATGTTAATGTGAAGCATCATCGGGATGAAACAAGAACAAGTTGTGAGGCACATATGAAAATTAGATTGGGAGTTGACGGAAAATATCGTGTTACTGATAATAAGATTGATCATAATCATATTCTTGCATCTCCTGAAGAAGCTCATTTGTTGAGATCACAACGGAAATTTACTCAAGAAGTAGTTGCTGATAATTGTGATAATGCAG ATGGAAGAATGATTTTAGATTATGAACGTTTTGGAGATGTGATTTGCTTTGGCACAACGTATAAAACAAATGAGTATGGACGGCCATTTGCACCATTTATTGGTGTTAATCATCATAGACAGACAGTTATATTTGGGGCTGCACTCCTCTACGATGAAACAATCGATTCTTTCAGATGGTTGTTTAGAACATTCTGTGATGCAATGTGTAGAAAAGAACCCCAAACCATTCTCACAGATCAGGATAAGGCTATGTCAAATGCCATCAAGATAGAGTTACCTGGAACGGTTCATCGTATTTGTGTATGGCATATGTTTCAGAATGCTTGCAAACATCTAAGTCATCTATTTTGTTCTTCCAAGTCGTTTGGCAATGATTTTAGTAGATGTGTATATGATTTTGATGAGGAGCATGAATTTCTTGAAGCGTGGgaaaaaatgatcatgaaatatAATCTCACAGATAATATATGGTTACAACAGTTATTCAATGAAAAGGAGAAGTGGGCATTAGTATATGGAAAGAATAGTTTTTGTACAGATATGAAGAGCACGCAACGTTGTGAAAGTTTAAATAAGGATTTGAAGAAATACTTGCATCCTGGTCAAAATATAATCAAATTTTTTGAACATTTCGAACGCTTGGTAGATGATAGACGAAATGCAGAATTAGAAGCCAATTTCAAAATGGCTCAAAGTTCACCAATTGTAACTTTTCTTGTTAGCATCCTAAAGCACGCAGCTAGTGTATATACACCAACTATTTTCAAATTATTTCAAGCAGAATTTGGTGATAGCCTTGATCAAATAGTGGAACAAGTAGATGAGTCTG cactctccctctccctctccctctccctctccctccccttCTCTCGAGCTCCCACGCCCTCACACCTCCTTCAACAGCATCGGCTCTTCAGCAGCGTTGCCTCCGCTGGCTCTCCGTCTTCCTCTCTCGAGCTACTAG TCCTGATCCATGTTTGGCTGTTCCATGTGTCATTCAAGAGCTTTGGGGATATAGCTAACATCCCCATGAAG ggaaaacacatgagATGCGATAAGATTGCCAATGCACACTATACAGCCAGTGGTCTCCATGAATGA